The following proteins are co-located in the Echinicola sp. 20G genome:
- a CDS encoding murein L,D-transpeptidase catalytic domain family protein, giving the protein MLKKTGLILALVLSTALSAYTPENKLEGLPITSLSENSAEVLLSKIKAHLQSDKKESTLSEEALQLGVSGYLKLAKSGEIPNDKPLTIIDFSLPSSIKRLWTIDPISGNILHHTFVAHGRNSGNLMATKFSNTNSSYMSSLGFYRTAETYHGKHGYSLRLDGIEKGLNDNARKRAIVIHGAEYANPDFITKTGRLGRSLGCPALPMAVFKDIIDTIKENSCLFIYAPNKTYHENSQLLATI; this is encoded by the coding sequence ATGCTTAAAAAGACCGGACTTATTCTGGCCCTTGTGCTTAGTACAGCCCTTTCTGCCTATACACCCGAAAATAAGCTTGAAGGCTTGCCTATTACTTCCTTATCCGAAAATTCAGCAGAAGTATTATTATCTAAAATAAAGGCACACCTTCAAAGTGATAAAAAAGAGAGCACACTCAGTGAAGAAGCTTTGCAATTGGGGGTTTCAGGTTATCTAAAACTAGCCAAATCCGGTGAAATACCCAATGACAAACCATTGACTATTATAGACTTTAGCCTTCCTTCTTCTATAAAAAGGCTTTGGACAATTGATCCAATATCAGGAAATATACTCCACCATACTTTTGTGGCACACGGAAGAAATAGCGGCAACCTTATGGCCACAAAATTCTCCAACACCAATTCCAGTTACATGAGTAGCTTGGGCTTTTATCGAACTGCCGAAACTTATCATGGAAAACATGGCTATTCTTTGAGACTTGACGGAATCGAAAAAGGACTCAATGACAATGCACGAAAAAGAGCTATTGTCATTCATGGTGCTGAATACGCCAATCCTGATTTCATTACAAAGACAGGAAGGTTAGGAAGAAGCTTGGGATGCCCTGCTTTGCCTATGGCTGTTTTTAAAGATATCATTGACACAATTAAAGAAAACAGCTGCCTGTTTATCTACGCCCCTAACAAAACCTATCATGAAAATAGCCAGCTGCTTGCTACCATCTAA
- a CDS encoding 6-carboxytetrahydropterin synthase translates to MRVSVFRKEHFNAAHRLYNPNWTDERNEEVFGKCSNPSYHGHNYELFVKLVGPIDPDTGYVFDMKVLSDLIKEKILKKFDHKNLNLDTDEFKQLNPTAENIAVVIWNILRKEIDKKYDLTVRLYETERNYVEYDGD, encoded by the coding sequence ATGAGAGTATCGGTTTTCCGTAAAGAGCATTTTAATGCAGCACATCGACTTTATAATCCAAATTGGACAGACGAAAGAAACGAAGAAGTGTTTGGGAAGTGTAGCAACCCGAGTTATCACGGGCATAATTATGAGCTCTTTGTAAAATTAGTAGGTCCTATTGATCCTGATACTGGCTATGTTTTTGATATGAAAGTATTGAGTGATCTCATTAAGGAAAAAATATTAAAGAAGTTTGATCATAAAAATTTAAACCTTGATACCGATGAATTCAAACAACTTAACCCAACTGCAGAAAACATTGCTGTGGTTATTTGGAATATTTTAAGGAAAGAAATTGATAAGAAATACGATCTAACGGTTCGATTATATGAAACAGAAAGAAATTATGTTGAATACGACGGGGATTAA
- the folE gene encoding GTP cyclohydrolase I FolE yields the protein MKQKEIMLNTTGINLDRSIDEIGDEHIGTSHETPLREDAFEMDDELKMELIEKHFKEIMHVLGLDLTDDSLSGTPRRVAKMFIQEVFSGLDPKNKPDVKLFENKYKYSEMLVEKDITFFSHCEHHFVPIYGKAHVAYISNGHVIGLSKINRIVQYFAKRPQVQERLTMQIGNELKEILGTEDVAVVIDAHHMCVSSRGVKDISSKTVTSFYSGKFDKEETTRKEFMQYVSMK from the coding sequence ATGAAACAGAAAGAAATTATGTTGAATACGACGGGGATTAATCTGGATAGATCCATTGATGAAATTGGGGATGAGCATATTGGGACCTCCCACGAGACACCTTTGAGAGAAGATGCCTTTGAAATGGATGATGAGCTCAAAATGGAACTTATCGAAAAGCATTTTAAAGAAATCATGCATGTGCTTGGGTTGGACTTGACAGATGATAGCCTCAGTGGAACCCCTAGAAGGGTGGCCAAGATGTTCATCCAAGAAGTTTTTAGTGGTTTGGATCCAAAGAACAAACCTGATGTAAAACTTTTTGAAAATAAATACAAATACAGTGAGATGCTGGTGGAAAAGGACATTACGTTTTTTTCTCATTGTGAGCATCATTTTGTGCCAATATATGGTAAAGCCCATGTTGCTTATATTTCTAATGGACATGTAATCGGACTTTCCAAGATCAATAGAATAGTTCAGTATTTTGCGAAGCGTCCACAGGTACAGGAAAGGTTGACTATGCAGATTGGTAATGAGCTAAAAGAAATTTTAGGAACCGAGGATGTAGCAGTAGTGATTGATGCACACCATATGTGTGTGTCCTCTAGAGGAGTTAAGGATATAAGTAGTAAAACTGTTACTTCTTTTTATAGTGGTAAATTTGATAAGGAAGAAACAACTAGAAAAGAGTTTATGCAGTATGTAAGTATGAAATAA
- a CDS encoding RNA polymerase sigma factor, with protein sequence MSLLKLLNKEEDDFHLWQRMKEGDQDAFDQIYAKNINHLVRYGHSFTQDASIIDDNIQEVFCRVWQRRSELKQTSSIRYYLLASFRNELLKDIRKRKRRVLIWEIFSESSVNFNASLEATIIQKESQEQLQKKLSHTFGKLSSRQKEIVYLKYYNELTFDEIGEIMDLEKKAVYNAMSKAMIILRKELDSGLE encoded by the coding sequence ATGTCCCTTTTAAAACTTTTAAATAAAGAAGAGGATGATTTCCATTTATGGCAAAGGATGAAGGAAGGTGATCAAGATGCTTTTGATCAAATTTATGCCAAAAACATTAACCATTTGGTAAGGTATGGACATAGTTTTACCCAAGACGCTTCCATTATAGATGACAATATCCAAGAAGTTTTTTGCCGGGTCTGGCAAAGAAGGTCCGAACTGAAGCAAACAAGTAGCATTAGGTATTATCTCTTGGCCTCATTTAGAAATGAATTGTTAAAGGATATTAGAAAAAGAAAAAGAAGGGTTTTAATTTGGGAAATTTTTTCAGAATCTTCGGTGAACTTCAATGCTTCTTTGGAAGCAACCATTATTCAGAAGGAATCTCAGGAACAGTTACAGAAGAAGTTAAGCCATACTTTTGGAAAGCTAAGCTCCAGGCAGAAGGAAATTGTTTATTTGAAATATTATAATGAATTGACCTTTGATGAAATTGGTGAAATAATGGACTTGGAAAAAAAGGCTGTGTATAATGCTATGTCAAAGGCCATGATAATTCTAAGAAAAGAATTGGATAGTGGATTGGAATGA
- a CDS encoding FecR family protein, which yields MKDKRKTYQDYRVEDFLTDESFISWAKGAKNDIDWEDIFDRYPHLIPLAEEAKGTIFQLNFSETKISKQRTSDLLQKINKRIEKQEMGDKEANVVALHGGYKQYKPQRNNGWKWVAALIAGIGLFISLLFLQHSNQPSSTIPQIAFLTKSTQKGQKLTTRLSDGTIVMLNAGSSIKCEEVFNDTVRYVTLEGEAFFDVAKDSRPFRVKTNGTLTTALGTSFNIHQDGDKVSISLVTGKVGVNMLSTAGMEESTLLLPGEQVAVEIKEEIRFVKGKFNVSEVLAWKRGVLTFRHVSSEEVWQELEQWYGVEVIVKNNKIPKQGWDYSGSFDNESLENVLGSIGFVKDFEFKIEDDKVIIY from the coding sequence TTGAAGGACAAGAGAAAAACATATCAAGATTATCGGGTTGAGGATTTTTTGACTGATGAATCATTTATCAGCTGGGCAAAAGGAGCAAAAAACGACATTGATTGGGAAGATATTTTTGATCGGTATCCTCATCTTATTCCCTTAGCAGAAGAAGCGAAAGGCACTATTTTCCAACTAAACTTTTCTGAAACTAAAATTAGCAAGCAGAGAACTTCTGACCTTCTGCAGAAGATCAACAAACGAATAGAGAAGCAGGAAATGGGAGATAAAGAAGCCAATGTAGTGGCTTTGCATGGAGGGTATAAGCAATACAAGCCTCAGAGAAACAATGGGTGGAAATGGGTAGCCGCATTGATAGCAGGTATTGGTTTATTCATAAGCCTTTTATTTTTACAGCATTCCAATCAACCGTCTTCCACCATTCCCCAAATAGCATTTCTTACTAAGTCTACGCAAAAGGGACAAAAATTGACGACCCGATTGAGTGACGGAACCATTGTCATGCTCAATGCAGGGAGTAGTATAAAATGCGAAGAGGTATTTAATGATACGGTCAGATACGTGACTTTGGAAGGAGAAGCATTTTTTGATGTAGCCAAAGATAGCCGTCCATTCAGGGTGAAAACAAACGGTACCCTTACAACTGCCCTAGGAACGTCATTTAATATCCATCAAGATGGTGATAAGGTCAGTATATCCTTGGTCACTGGTAAAGTTGGGGTAAATATGCTAAGTACTGCGGGGATGGAGGAATCAACACTTTTGCTTCCTGGCGAGCAGGTTGCAGTGGAAATTAAAGAGGAAATCAGGTTTGTAAAAGGGAAGTTTAATGTGTCTGAAGTGTTGGCTTGGAAAAGAGGGGTTTTGACTTTTCGTCATGTAAGTAGTGAAGAAGTATGGCAAGAATTGGAGCAGTGGTACGGAGTGGAAGTCATTGTAAAAAACAATAAGATCCCGAAGCAAGGCTGGGACTATTCAGGGAGTTTTGACAACGAGAGCCTGGAAAATGTTCTAGGGAGCATTGGTTTTGTTAAGGACTTTGAGTTTAAAATCGAAGATGATAAAGTGATTATTTACTAA